One Chloroflexota bacterium genomic region harbors:
- a CDS encoding NAD(P)-dependent alcohol dehydrogenase, whose protein sequence is MKAIVYDRYGSPDVLSLKDIDKPVVDDDSVLVRVHAASVNALDWHLLRGLPYLARMGEGLRKPTRKVPGVDVAGRVEAVGKNVTQFQTGDEVFGTRGGAFAEYVRGTEQDFALKPANLTFEQAAAVPVAGMTALQGLRDKGQIQPGQKILINGAAGGVGTFAVQLAKVFGGVVTGVCSTRNVDMVRSIGADHVIDYSREDFTRSGARYDLMLDVAANRSLPDCRRVLEPNGTLVMVGPGAGNWIGPVTRILRAVLLSRFGSQRMLPFLSQNSSADLLALTELIEGGKLTPVIARRYPLSEVPDAIRYLEEGHAEGKVVITV, encoded by the coding sequence ATGAAAGCGATCGTCTACGACAGGTACGGATCCCCGGATGTCCTGAGCCTGAAGGACATCGACAAGCCGGTGGTCGACGATGACAGCGTCCTCGTACGGGTGCATGCGGCTTCTGTCAATGCCCTTGACTGGCACCTCTTGAGAGGCCTGCCCTACCTCGCGCGGATGGGGGAAGGGCTGCGCAAACCAACCAGGAAAGTTCCGGGCGTTGACGTGGCAGGACGCGTCGAGGCGGTTGGCAAGAACGTGACCCAATTTCAGACCGGTGATGAGGTGTTCGGCACCCGCGGCGGCGCATTTGCGGAGTACGTTCGCGGTACAGAGCAAGACTTCGCCCTGAAGCCGGCCAACCTGACGTTCGAGCAAGCTGCGGCCGTACCCGTCGCGGGGATGACCGCCCTGCAGGGTCTGCGTGACAAAGGACAGATTCAGCCAGGGCAGAAGATCTTGATCAATGGTGCGGCGGGAGGCGTGGGCACCTTCGCGGTGCAGCTTGCCAAGGTGTTCGGAGGGGTCGTGACCGGGGTCTGCAGCACGAGGAACGTGGACATGGTCCGATCGATCGGCGCCGACCATGTCATCGACTATAGCCGAGAGGACTTCACGCGAAGCGGGGCGCGGTATGACCTGATGCTCGATGTCGCGGCCAACCGCTCGCTGCCTGATTGCAGGCGCGTCTTGGAACCGAATGGGACTCTCGTGATGGTCGGCCCCGGGGCCGGCAATTGGATCGGACCTGTGACTCGCATCCTCAGAGCGGTCCTTCTGTCACGGTTCGGGAGCCAGAGGATGCTCCCGTTCCTGTCGCAGAACAGTAGCGCGGACCTGCTCGCGCTGACAGAGCTCATTGAAGGCGGAAAACTAACCCCGGTCATAGCCAGGCGTTACCCGCTGAGTGAGGTCCCCGACGCCATCCGGTATCTGGAAGAAGGACACGCCGAAGGGAAAGTCGTCATAACCGTGTGA
- a CDS encoding TetR/AcrR family transcriptional regulator C-terminal domain-containing protein yields MLRAAIGLADERGIESVTMRKLAQELGVEAMSLYYYVAKKDDILNAIVDLVVSEIELPSPGADWKAAIRKTAISAHDVLVRHPWAASLMLSATGASPARWRYVDAILGCLRGADFSADMTDDAYHALDSHITGFTLWEVQFQIDPETLPDLAATFLRELPADKYPHLVEHVHQHLQERSPDDEGAFAFGLDLILDGLERIRDTAGDLAGAEGFEPSIS; encoded by the coding sequence GTGTTGCGCGCCGCCATCGGCCTTGCCGATGAACGCGGAATCGAGTCGGTCACCATGCGCAAGCTCGCCCAGGAGCTCGGGGTCGAGGCCATGTCGCTGTACTACTACGTGGCCAAGAAGGACGACATCCTGAACGCCATCGTCGATCTCGTCGTGAGCGAGATCGAGCTGCCGTCACCGGGAGCCGATTGGAAGGCGGCCATCCGCAAGACCGCGATCTCGGCCCACGACGTGTTGGTGCGACACCCCTGGGCGGCGAGCCTCATGTTGTCGGCAACCGGGGCCAGTCCAGCGCGATGGCGATATGTGGACGCGATTCTCGGATGCCTTCGGGGAGCGGACTTCTCGGCCGACATGACCGATGATGCGTATCACGCGCTGGACAGCCACATCACGGGGTTCACGTTGTGGGAGGTGCAGTTCCAGATCGACCCGGAGACGCTACCCGACTTGGCGGCGACCTTCCTCCGGGAGCTCCCGGCCGACAAGTACCCCCACCTCGTCGAGCATGTCCATCAGCATCTCCAAGAGCGCAGCCCGGACGATGAAGGCGCGTTCGCGTTCGGGCTCGATCTGATCCTGGACGGCCTAGAGAGAATCCGCGACACGGCCGGAGATTTGGCTGGGGCGGAAGGATTCGAACCTTCGATCTCCTGA
- a CDS encoding SDR family oxidoreductase produces MTGATSGIGRAAAVALARREWHVIASGRDAERGDAVAEEISSVGNGEFIAADLSKPDAPERLVAEVVRRHQRLDGLVNDAGIHTLADTVETRPEDWDAILGVNLRAVFLLCRAAIPVMARSGGGVIVNVASEAGLAAIPRQVAYNVSKAGMLMLSRSIAVDHATQGIRAVSVCPGATMTPLVREAIRSAPDPEAHERSLAFSRPARRLGTVEEIATAIALVASPELEFMTGSELVIDGGFTAT; encoded by the coding sequence GTGACCGGCGCGACGAGTGGCATCGGCCGAGCGGCCGCCGTGGCGCTTGCGCGCCGCGAATGGCACGTCATCGCATCGGGCCGCGACGCCGAGCGGGGTGATGCCGTCGCCGAGGAGATCTCGTCCGTTGGCAACGGCGAGTTCATCGCAGCGGACCTGTCGAAGCCCGACGCGCCGGAGCGCCTCGTCGCGGAGGTTGTCCGGCGCCATCAACGTCTCGATGGCCTCGTAAACGACGCCGGCATACATACGCTCGCGGACACCGTCGAAACCAGGCCGGAGGACTGGGACGCAATTCTCGGGGTGAACCTGCGAGCGGTATTCCTGCTCTGCCGGGCGGCCATCCCGGTAATGGCCCGTTCGGGGGGCGGCGTGATCGTCAACGTGGCGAGCGAAGCCGGTCTCGCCGCGATCCCCCGCCAGGTCGCGTACAACGTATCCAAGGCGGGCATGCTGATGCTTTCCCGCAGCATCGCCGTGGACCACGCAACGCAGGGAATCCGCGCGGTTTCCGTGTGCCCAGGGGCAACCATGACCCCCCTCGTGCGCGAGGCTATCCGGTCGGCCCCCGATCCCGAAGCGCACGAGCGCAGCCTTGCGTTCAGTCGACCTGCGCGGCGGCTAGGAACCGTCGAAGAGATCGCCACTGCCATCGCGCTCGTGGCAAGCCCGGAGTTGGAGTTCATGACCGGCTCGGAACTGGTCATCGATGGCGGCTTCACCGCCACGTGA
- a CDS encoding sugar ABC transporter substrate-binding protein has translation MSDRSATGAVLLMVVLVLAACTPSASAPATGDDATPGATEGVRKIVIGWTPPDITGVFQTATDFFELAAAQAGEHGIEVEVISRSPATHVDFADQLAIVEDFITQGVDVIAISPADTEAIKPAIQQANDAGIPVIMVNLLEEQEGVEIASYVGFDNTEAAMVSGYAVLDYFGGPGVLGDGEQIEVADDQYLDLEWWESIYEGVDLSGIEARGVIIEGIAGTFFSQTRVDGFNTVVGMAEGVEILAEPIAADWNREKGIAAAEDFLSRFGPDELDFIWAASNEMGLGAMLTAERQGRLDASGGSTPPEAGKVSIFTNDVTPESTDAIREGRLIAETHHGFPEWGWFGTAFAVRLACGLDVPQFEDIRPRTVWEANADQFYPEPLLPEIDWDDIRANCER, from the coding sequence ATGTCGGACCGCAGCGCGACGGGTGCCGTGCTGCTGATGGTCGTGCTCGTGCTCGCCGCCTGCACCCCCAGCGCGTCTGCGCCGGCCACCGGCGACGACGCGACCCCGGGGGCGACCGAAGGCGTCAGGAAGATCGTGATCGGCTGGACGCCGCCTGACATCACGGGCGTTTTTCAGACCGCGACGGATTTCTTCGAGCTGGCTGCCGCCCAAGCGGGTGAGCACGGCATCGAGGTCGAGGTGATCTCGCGCTCGCCTGCCACACACGTGGACTTCGCCGACCAGCTCGCCATCGTCGAGGATTTCATCACGCAAGGTGTCGACGTCATCGCCATCTCGCCGGCCGATACAGAGGCCATCAAGCCTGCGATCCAGCAGGCAAATGATGCCGGCATCCCGGTGATCATGGTCAACCTGCTCGAGGAGCAGGAGGGGGTGGAGATCGCGTCGTATGTCGGGTTCGACAACACCGAAGCAGCAATGGTCTCTGGCTACGCGGTGCTCGACTACTTCGGCGGCCCTGGGGTGCTCGGAGACGGTGAGCAGATCGAGGTCGCCGATGACCAGTATCTCGATCTTGAGTGGTGGGAGTCGATCTATGAGGGGGTCGATCTCTCGGGCATCGAGGCGCGTGGGGTCATCATCGAAGGCATCGCCGGCACCTTCTTCTCGCAGACGCGAGTAGACGGGTTCAACACCGTTGTCGGAATGGCCGAGGGCGTCGAGATCCTCGCCGAGCCGATCGCCGCGGACTGGAATCGAGAGAAGGGCATTGCGGCGGCGGAGGACTTCCTGTCGCGATTCGGACCCGATGAGCTCGACTTTATCTGGGCCGCGTCGAACGAGATGGGCCTCGGCGCTATGCTCACCGCGGAGCGCCAGGGTCGTCTCGACGCGAGCGGCGGCTCGACGCCGCCGGAAGCCGGCAAAGTGTCGATCTTCACCAACGACGTGACCCCGGAGTCGACCGACGCCATCCGCGAGGGGCGCCTGATCGCGGAAACGCACCATGGGTTCCCCGAGTGGGGATGGTTCGGCACGGCCTTCGCGGTGCGTCTGGCATGCGGCCTCGACGTACCGCAGTTCGAGGACATCCGCCCACGAACGGTGTGGGAGGCGAACGCTGACCAGTTCTATCCGGAACCGCTGCTGCCGGAGATTGACTGGGACGACATCCGAGCCAACTGCGAGCGCTGA
- a CDS encoding sugar ABC transporter ATP-binding protein translates to MSVLELREISKAYPGTVALAGVDLDVDAGEVHALLGENGAGKSTLMKVVAGAVRPDAGSMRIDGREIPLGSPAVARRHGIGIVFQELSLVPTMSVGENVMLGQWEERRFGGVDVSRTIGRAREYLARVGVDVAPERRVRHLGMAERQLVEIAKALSREVKVLLLDEPTSALSERESHRLFQVVRDLTAQNVAVIYVSHRLPEVLEISNRVTVLRDGKLVGSLATSQASEAELARLMVGTALDLNRRTADSRWPADHGQPVVRARGLARPPRLKPFDLDLRAGEIAAVFGLVGAGRSRLARTLFGIEPSTQGSLELFGRRAVVRSPADAIALGVGYVGEDRAVGLVPRMTVAQNITLASLARLGRRGLLDHTTEHELGSRYVRELNIRTPSLEQPVSALSGGNQQKILLARCLCSGARFLILDDPVRGVDVGAKEEVFRIIRNLADDGVTILYLTSELREARALGHRVLVMAGGGIVAGLPPSASEDEIMTLAGGARV, encoded by the coding sequence GTGTCTGTCCTTGAGCTTCGCGAGATCTCGAAGGCATACCCGGGAACAGTAGCCCTCGCCGGCGTCGACCTCGATGTCGACGCCGGCGAGGTTCATGCCCTGCTCGGGGAGAACGGCGCCGGCAAGTCGACGTTGATGAAGGTAGTAGCGGGCGCCGTCCGCCCCGACGCCGGGTCGATGCGCATCGACGGTCGCGAGATACCGCTCGGGTCCCCCGCGGTCGCGCGCAGGCACGGGATCGGGATCGTGTTCCAGGAGCTGAGCCTCGTGCCCACGATGTCCGTGGGAGAGAACGTGATGCTCGGCCAATGGGAGGAGCGCCGATTCGGCGGCGTCGATGTCAGCCGAACCATCGGGCGAGCGCGCGAGTACTTAGCGCGCGTCGGTGTAGACGTAGCGCCCGAGCGTCGCGTGCGCCACCTCGGGATGGCCGAGCGCCAGCTCGTTGAGATCGCCAAGGCGCTCTCTCGCGAGGTGAAGGTCCTTCTCCTCGATGAACCCACTTCCGCCCTGTCGGAGCGCGAGTCGCACAGGCTTTTTCAGGTCGTCCGTGACCTCACGGCCCAGAACGTCGCCGTGATCTATGTCAGCCATCGTCTTCCGGAGGTTCTCGAGATCTCGAATCGGGTCACGGTCCTCCGCGATGGCAAGCTGGTGGGGTCGCTGGCCACCTCGCAGGCGTCCGAGGCCGAGCTCGCACGGCTGATGGTCGGCACCGCGCTCGATCTCAATCGGCGCACCGCCGACAGTCGGTGGCCAGCCGACCACGGTCAGCCGGTCGTTCGTGCGCGCGGTCTCGCGCGCCCGCCGCGCCTCAAGCCCTTCGATCTGGACCTGCGCGCCGGCGAAATCGCCGCCGTCTTCGGCCTCGTCGGTGCGGGCCGTTCGCGTCTGGCGCGGACGCTTTTCGGTATCGAGCCCAGCACCCAGGGGTCGCTCGAGCTGTTCGGCAGGCGCGCCGTGGTGCGATCGCCGGCTGACGCGATCGCGCTCGGCGTCGGGTACGTTGGCGAAGATCGCGCGGTCGGCTTGGTTCCTCGGATGACGGTCGCCCAGAACATCACACTGGCGTCGCTTGCGCGCCTCGGGCGCCGAGGACTACTGGATCACACCACGGAACACGAGCTCGGGAGTCGCTATGTCCGCGAGCTCAATATCCGCACGCCTTCGCTCGAGCAGCCCGTCTCGGCGCTGTCAGGTGGCAATCAGCAGAAGATCCTGCTCGCGCGCTGCCTCTGTTCGGGCGCCCGGTTCCTCATCCTCGACGATCCGGTGCGCGGGGTCGACGTGGGAGCCAAGGAAGAAGTGTTCCGCATCATTCGAAACCTCGCCGACGACGGAGTGACGATCCTGTATCTGACGTCGGAACTGCGCGAGGCGCGTGCTCTCGGTCATCGCGTGCTGGTCATGGCAGGTGGTGGAATCGTGGCTGGGTTGCCACCCAGCGCCAGCGAGGACGAGATCATGACTCTCGCAGGAGGTGCACGTGTCTGA
- a CDS encoding ABC transporter permease, with translation MSDPGFRPITDRIQARAAKVLLGSGGLGGAIFILVVLILVFAVAAPGFIGTGNLLNILRQYSVVLILAVGQTLVIICAGIDLSVAAVAALSGSVMGVAYAHLGLPAPVAIGLGLASGFLVGAFNGLVITKWGVPDIIATLGTLTAVRGIALLTTGGLPVPDFSQVVEGRRMPPEVTLFGSGDVYGFPLIIVVAAACVLIGWFILNRTKLGRTIIAVGGNREAARVSGIDVDRTRFWVYVISATLAAVGGMLLAGRLASANALMANLMELDTIAAVVIGGTALFGGEGRVSGTVIGIFIIGVLANGLNILGLSDFWQRVVTGLIIIIVVAIDQWRRRVGAREST, from the coding sequence GTGTCTGATCCCGGCTTCCGGCCCATCACGGATCGCATCCAGGCGCGTGCGGCGAAGGTGCTGCTCGGATCGGGCGGTCTGGGCGGCGCCATCTTCATCCTGGTCGTGCTGATCCTCGTCTTCGCCGTAGCGGCACCGGGATTCATTGGGACCGGCAACCTGCTCAACATCCTTCGCCAGTACTCGGTGGTCCTCATCCTGGCCGTCGGCCAGACCCTCGTCATCATTTGCGCCGGGATCGATCTCTCGGTCGCGGCGGTGGCAGCGCTTTCAGGCAGCGTCATGGGAGTGGCATACGCGCACCTTGGACTCCCCGCGCCGGTCGCCATCGGGCTGGGGCTCGCTTCGGGCTTCCTGGTCGGCGCGTTCAACGGTCTCGTGATCACCAAGTGGGGGGTCCCGGACATCATCGCGACGCTGGGGACACTCACCGCGGTCCGCGGTATCGCGCTCCTCACGACCGGCGGCCTGCCGGTCCCGGATTTCTCGCAGGTCGTCGAGGGTCGCCGCATGCCGCCAGAGGTGACTCTCTTCGGCTCCGGCGACGTCTATGGCTTCCCCTTGATCATCGTCGTGGCCGCTGCTTGCGTGCTCATCGGCTGGTTCATCCTCAACCGGACGAAGCTCGGGCGCACCATCATCGCCGTGGGCGGCAACCGCGAGGCGGCCCGGGTCTCCGGCATCGACGTCGACCGCACCAGGTTCTGGGTGTACGTCATCTCGGCGACGCTGGCGGCGGTCGGCGGGATGTTGCTCGCCGGCCGGCTCGCGTCGGCGAACGCGCTCATGGCCAACCTCATGGAGCTCGATACGATCGCTGCGGTGGTCATCGGTGGCACGGCGCTGTTCGGCGGCGAGGGACGGGTGAGCGGCACGGTCATCGGGATCTTCATCATCGGAGTTCTCGCCAACGGCTTGAACATCCTTGGCCTGTCAGACTTCTGGCAGCGCGTCGTGACCGGGCTCATCATCATCATCGTCGTGGCGATCGACCAGTGGCGGCGCCGGGTCGGCGCACGGGAATCGACATGA
- a CDS encoding Gfo/Idh/MocA family oxidoreductase — protein sequence MSELGVALIGAGRAGLVHGRNFAAGIREARLLAIADPDTERRAAAAAELGVDLSFADPLAAATHDAIDAVVIASPTFAHHDVALAALEAGKHVLCEKPIASTLQDAVAMADAAERSGRTFLMGFVRRFDARFRRVAERIAAGDIGEPLYVHSTGRGPGLPPEWAWNPERSGGLIAEVNSHDIDSIRWLSGQEATRVYAVGRAGKRPDLAASHPGFVDLVAATIELSAGAVAHLDGACPSEYGYDARVEVYGTEGTILVGGPTEATAMLVRKGAAITDAVRSWRTLFSDAYREEDRHFIAAALGQEEPRTCARDGVDALRVVIAANRSMQTGQPVSIDEVAP from the coding sequence ATGAGCGAGCTTGGCGTCGCCCTCATCGGAGCCGGCCGAGCCGGCCTCGTCCACGGGCGAAACTTCGCAGCCGGGATCCGAGAAGCGAGGCTGCTGGCGATCGCAGATCCGGATACCGAGCGGCGAGCGGCAGCGGCCGCCGAGCTGGGCGTCGATCTGAGCTTCGCCGACCCGCTGGCGGCGGCTACGCACGATGCTATCGACGCGGTTGTCATCGCCAGCCCCACGTTCGCACACCACGACGTCGCGCTCGCCGCGCTCGAGGCGGGAAAGCACGTCTTATGCGAGAAGCCCATTGCCTCGACGCTGCAGGATGCGGTGGCGATGGCCGACGCGGCAGAGCGCTCCGGCCGGACGTTCCTCATGGGCTTCGTGCGGCGCTTCGATGCCCGCTTCCGGCGCGTCGCCGAGCGCATCGCGGCGGGTGACATCGGTGAACCGCTGTACGTGCACTCGACCGGCCGCGGACCTGGCCTCCCACCCGAATGGGCGTGGAACCCGGAGCGCTCCGGTGGACTCATCGCCGAGGTGAACTCGCACGACATCGACAGCATCCGTTGGCTTTCCGGCCAGGAGGCGACCCGCGTCTACGCCGTCGGCCGCGCCGGCAAGCGTCCCGACCTGGCGGCGTCCCACCCGGGCTTCGTGGACCTTGTGGCGGCCACGATCGAGCTGTCGGCGGGTGCGGTCGCCCACCTCGACGGCGCCTGTCCGTCGGAGTACGGCTACGACGCGCGTGTCGAGGTCTACGGAACGGAAGGCACGATTCTGGTGGGCGGGCCTACCGAGGCGACCGCCATGCTCGTACGAAAGGGCGCGGCCATCACCGATGCCGTCCGGTCGTGGCGCACGCTCTTCAGCGACGCCTATCGTGAGGAGGATCGTCACTTCATTGCCGCTGCCCTCGGGCAGGAAGAGCCGCGAACGTGCGCGCGGGACGGAGTGGACGCGCTGCGCGTCGTTATCGCGGCGAACCGCTCGATGCAGACCGGGCAACCGGTATCCATCGACGAGGTCGCGCCGTGA
- a CDS encoding alcohol dehydrogenase catalytic domain-containing protein: MAEVAELPDPTPAANEVVIEVAFAAVCSTDRRLVRRGELVGRIPGHEIAGRLGDGTLVGVHPDTGCGRCPRCDAGQTNRCAQRRSVGIDRDGGFAERVVVPAAHVIPVDGVPAELVPLLEPLACTLHAATRLRAAAGESAVVVGGGAMGIFAMWALQARGLRVFVRQRSPQRRRQAQELGATGVIEASDDVSATMDMPPDVVVVTAPGPEPLAWALAHVAEGGRVHAFTGSPDGALVDANIIHYRHLDLVGSTGSGLVDYRDALELVRSGAIDLARLPRTEIDLEGLPAAIAAPGVGAALRTVVRLRRQAA, from the coding sequence GTGGCTGAGGTGGCCGAACTGCCTGACCCCACCCCTGCCGCCAACGAGGTCGTCATCGAGGTCGCGTTCGCCGCAGTGTGCAGCACCGACCGCAGGCTCGTGCGCCGTGGAGAGCTTGTCGGGCGGATTCCCGGCCACGAAATCGCGGGCCGCCTGGGTGACGGCACGCTCGTTGGCGTTCATCCGGACACGGGCTGCGGCCGCTGCCCACGGTGCGATGCAGGTCAGACGAACCGGTGTGCGCAGCGCCGCTCGGTTGGAATCGACCGGGACGGCGGGTTCGCCGAGAGGGTCGTCGTGCCTGCGGCGCACGTGATTCCCGTCGATGGTGTGCCTGCGGAGCTCGTGCCGCTGCTCGAGCCGCTCGCCTGCACGCTGCACGCCGCGACTCGCCTGCGGGCCGCGGCGGGGGAATCCGCCGTCGTCGTCGGTGGCGGGGCGATGGGGATCTTCGCGATGTGGGCGCTCCAAGCGCGCGGCCTACGCGTCTTCGTTCGCCAGCGCAGCCCACAGCGACGCCGCCAAGCCCAGGAGCTCGGTGCGACCGGCGTCATCGAGGCATCCGACGACGTGAGCGCCACCATGGATATGCCGCCGGACGTCGTCGTCGTCACCGCACCCGGTCCTGAGCCGCTCGCGTGGGCGCTGGCGCACGTTGCGGAGGGGGGTCGGGTGCACGCGTTTACCGGCAGCCCTGACGGCGCACTGGTGGACGCGAACATCATCCACTACCGACATCTCGACCTCGTCGGCAGCACTGGCTCGGGTCTTGTCGACTATCGCGATGCACTCGAACTGGTTCGCTCCGGCGCCATCGACCTCGCGCGACTGCCGAGGACGGAGATCGACCTGGAGGGTCTCCCGGCCGCCATTGCGGCACCGGGCGTCGGCGCCGCACTTCGCACCGTCGTTCGTCTGAGGAGGCAGGCCGCATGA
- a CDS encoding glucose-6-phosphate isomerase family protein: protein MIPNMEPFTRSIDLLSGAIAADAVVEDRRVADLRGYYLDDSGAEPDRIIYRVYAVPVPEANSELQCSTTVIEPGRIGREYHMTKGHFHAHRDRSEVYLGLAGDGLLILATEDGRHRVEPIRKGSLSYVPGGWAHRSVNLGDEPLAFFAVYVGDAGHDYATVAEHGFPVRVIEGDDGAPLVKQHPGHRR from the coding sequence ATGATCCCGAACATGGAGCCGTTTACGAGATCGATCGACCTGCTGTCCGGCGCGATCGCCGCGGACGCGGTCGTCGAGGACCGACGCGTCGCGGATCTGCGCGGCTACTACCTCGACGACTCTGGTGCCGAGCCAGATCGCATCATCTACCGCGTTTACGCCGTACCGGTTCCGGAGGCCAACAGCGAACTCCAATGCTCGACGACGGTGATCGAGCCCGGCCGCATCGGCCGTGAATACCACATGACTAAGGGGCACTTCCATGCGCATCGGGACCGATCGGAGGTTTACCTCGGCCTTGCGGGCGATGGATTGCTCATTCTCGCCACCGAGGACGGACGCCATCGGGTCGAGCCGATCCGCAAAGGGAGCCTGTCCTACGTGCCCGGCGGCTGGGCGCACCGGAGCGTCAACCTCGGCGATGAGCCGCTCGCGTTCTTCGCGGTCTATGTCGGAGATGCGGGCCACGACTACGCGACCGTGGCGGAGCATGGGTTCCCGGTGCGCGTGATCGAGGGCGATGACGGGGCTCCGCTGGTCAAGCAGCACCCCGGACATCGGCGCTGA
- a CDS encoding FGGY family carbohydrate kinase: MPVFVGCDLGTMGSKAAVVGDDGTILGAALEEVPLHRPRAGWVEQDPLEIEASAHRVIRRALDESGERGEIAGIAFSGQMSGIGTIGAGFEPVTHYDSWLDTRCEPYIDRMAEWAGRVVELSGCPPTYSHGPKMLWWRHERPDAYAQIERFVPIGSFVAARLAGLQVADAFMDRTYLHFTNLADTASGQWSDELIALFEVDPARLPRLVEPVDVIGEVTAEASSASGLPRGTPIAAGAGDTAASALGAAVVRPGQAFDAAGTASVFGICVDGFRPDTAARTLMATRGVAPGTFVNLAFVNGGGLALRWFRDEIASDLASEPDAYATLDALAASVPPGSEGLLWFPHFQGRVLPPQPHARGSWVGLTSRHTRGHLFRSLLEGIAFEYAEWARLAAEAGSGDLRETRAIGGGAASTLWNQIKADVLGIDWIPVVTQECGVLGDAIIAAAATGHVRDVASAADSWQRAGTAVRPDAERHAIYDQLRSAYRALGVALTPVFRAMVDAPRGASVEERS; this comes from the coding sequence ATGCCAGTCTTCGTCGGATGCGATCTCGGAACGATGGGGAGTAAGGCCGCGGTGGTCGGGGATGATGGAACGATCCTGGGTGCGGCGCTCGAGGAGGTTCCTCTGCATCGACCGCGAGCCGGTTGGGTCGAACAGGATCCGCTTGAGATCGAGGCGTCTGCCCACCGGGTGATCCGCCGCGCGCTGGATGAGTCGGGGGAGCGCGGGGAGATCGCCGGCATCGCGTTCAGTGGCCAGATGTCGGGCATCGGGACGATCGGCGCCGGCTTCGAGCCCGTCACGCACTACGACTCCTGGCTGGATACCCGCTGCGAACCGTACATCGACCGAATGGCTGAGTGGGCAGGACGGGTTGTGGAGCTGTCCGGCTGCCCGCCGACCTACTCGCACGGTCCGAAGATGCTGTGGTGGCGGCACGAGCGCCCCGACGCGTATGCGCAGATCGAGCGCTTCGTTCCGATCGGATCGTTCGTCGCCGCGCGTCTGGCCGGCCTCCAGGTCGCCGACGCCTTCATGGATCGGACGTACCTCCACTTCACCAACCTCGCCGACACCGCCAGCGGTCAGTGGTCAGATGAACTGATCGCGCTCTTCGAGGTCGATCCGGCGCGGCTGCCCCGTCTCGTCGAACCGGTCGACGTCATCGGTGAGGTCACCGCCGAGGCGAGCTCCGCGAGCGGCCTGCCGCGCGGCACGCCGATCGCGGCCGGCGCCGGAGATACCGCGGCCTCCGCGCTGGGGGCGGCGGTCGTCCGTCCCGGACAGGCCTTCGACGCGGCCGGAACGGCCAGTGTGTTCGGCATTTGCGTGGACGGCTTCCGCCCCGATACCGCGGCGCGGACGCTGATGGCGACGCGGGGGGTCGCGCCGGGCACATTCGTCAACCTCGCGTTCGTCAACGGCGGCGGACTCGCCCTGCGCTGGTTTCGCGACGAGATTGCGTCGGACCTTGCCTCGGAGCCGGACGCCTACGCAACCCTCGATGCGCTGGCCGCGAGCGTCCCTCCGGGGAGCGAGGGCTTGCTCTGGTTCCCGCACTTTCAGGGGCGGGTGCTGCCGCCGCAGCCTCATGCTCGGGGCAGCTGGGTGGGCCTCACGTCGAGACACACCCGGGGCCATCTCTTCCGGTCACTGCTCGAGGGGATCGCCTTCGAGTACGCCGAGTGGGCACGGCTGGCGGCTGAGGCGGGCAGCGGCGACCTCCGCGAGACGCGGGCGATCGGTGGCGGTGCGGCGAGTACTTTATGGAACCAGATCAAGGCGGACGTGCTGGGCATCGACTGGATTCCTGTCGTGACGCAGGAGTGCGGCGTCCTGGGCGACGCGATCATCGCCGCCGCCGCCACCGGGCACGTGCGCGATGTGGCTTCGGCGGCAGACTCGTGGCAGAGAGCCGGCACGGCTGTGCGGCCCGATGCCGAACGCCACGCAATCTATGACCAGCTACGTAGCGCCTACCGGGCACTGGGCGTGGCGCTCACGCCGGTCTTCCGCGCGATGGTAGACGCGCCGCGGGGCGCATCGGTCGAGGAACGGAGCTGA